A genome region from Heteronotia binoei isolate CCM8104 ecotype False Entrance Well chromosome 19, APGP_CSIRO_Hbin_v1, whole genome shotgun sequence includes the following:
- the PPCDC gene encoding phosphopantothenoylcysteine decarboxylase, with the protein MMNLTTHLQPQSPAVATQKNIHVLVGVTGSVAALKLPLLITELLKIPKVEVQVVTTERAKHFYNPQELPVTLYGDADEWQLWKGRTDPILHIDLRRWADLMLVAPLDANTLAKIANGICDNLLTCVVRAWDLKKPLLFCPAMNTAMWEHPITARQVEQLKSFGYMEIPCIVKKLVCGDEGLGAMAEVPTIVGKVEMILVEQGLLARS; encoded by the exons ATGATGAATCTCACGACGCATTTGCAGCCTCAGTCCCCTGCTGTTGCCACGCAGAAGAACATCCATGTCCTCGTGGGAGTGACCGGAAGCGTGGCTGCCTTAAAACTACCACTTCTCATAACGGAGCTTTTGAAGATACCCAAA GTGGAAGTGCAGGTGGTGACTACAGAGAGGGCCAAACACTTCTACAACCCCCAGGAGCTCCCGGTGACCCTCTATGGGGATGCAGACGAATGGCAG CTGTGGAAAGGGCGCACGGATCCCATCCTCCACATCGACCTGAGGCGCTGGGCGGACCTCATGCTGGTGGCGCCTCTGGACGCAAACACCCTGGCCAAGATTGCCAACGGCATCTGCGACAACTTGCTG ACGTGCGTTGTTCGCGCCTGGGATCTCAAGAAGCCGCTGCTCTTTTGCCCCGCCATGAACACAGCCATGTGGGAACACCCAATCACGGCACGGCAAGTCGAGCAGCTCAAGAGCTTCGGCTACATGGAGATCCCTTGCATCGTGAAGAAGTTGGTTTGCGGAGACGAAG GTCTCGGCGCCATGGCCGAAGTCCCGACCATtgtggggaaagtggagatgatcTTAGTGGAGCAAGGCTTGCTTGCACGGAGCTGA